From one Rhodamnia argentea isolate NSW1041297 chromosome 1, ASM2092103v1, whole genome shotgun sequence genomic stretch:
- the LOC115747826 gene encoding uncharacterized protein LOC115747826 isoform X2 codes for MQSQILTTQSPTCFPNYPLSNSFAKPRFLYSASRFKIKPYLTFALRSRNRFGAAQSATAKTTDFVSDSSKPSIEDSQSEWNVQVGSPKIVPSSPVAKLSLGDQAFFLLAFIACTTSVAFTSLVVAAVPTLFAMGRAATSLSKLADTAREELPSTMAAIRLSGMEISDLTLELSDLSQEIADGVNKSAQAVQAAEAGIRQIGSLAREQTIWAAKKTSRAVGQATKTFINMISRGEFSPESEDETGIDRVEL; via the exons ATGCAGTCCCAAATCCTCACGACTCAATCTCCAACTTGCTTCCCCAATTACCCTTTGTCCAATTCATTCGCGAAGCCCCGGTTCCTCTACTCAGCCTCTCGGTTCAAGATCAAACCCTATCTCACCTTCGCTCTCCGCTCTCGGAACCGATTCGGTGCGGCCCAATCAGCCACCGCCAAGACTACCGACTTCGTCTCTGATTCAAGCAAACCCAGTATCGAAGACTCGCAAAGCGAATGGAACGTGCAAGTTGGGAGCCCCAAAATTGTTCCTTCTTCGCCCGTTGCCAAGTTGAGCTTGGGTGATCAGGCTTTCTTTCTCTTGGCCTTCATTGCCTGCACT ACTTCTGTTGCGTTCACGAGCCTTGTGGTCGCCGCTGTCCCTACATTATTT GCCATGGGAAGAGCTGCAACATCACTTTCCAAACTGGCAGATACGGCACGGGAGGAGCTACCAAGCACAATGGCTGCTATTAGGCTCTCAGGCATGGAGATCAGTGATCTTACACTGGAGTTGAGCGACTTAAG CCAGGAGATAGCTGACGGAGTAAATAAATCAGCTCAAGCTGTGCAGGCTGCAGAAGCTGGAATTAGACAAATCGGTTCTCTCGCTCGAGAACAGACCATCT GGGCTGCGAAGAAAACATCTCGTGCTGTTGGTCAGGCAACAAAAACGTTCATCAATATGATTTCTCGAGGTGAGTTCAGCCCCGAGAGTGAGGATGAGACTGGAATTGATAGGGTAGAACTATAA
- the LOC115747826 gene encoding uncharacterized protein LOC115747826 isoform X1 has product MQSQILTTQSPTCFPNYPLSNSFAKPRFLYSASRFKIKPYLTFALRSRNRFGAAQSATAKTTDFVSDSSKPSIEDSQSEWNVQVGSPKIVPSSPVAKLSLGDQAFFLLAFIACTTSVAFTSLVVAAVPTLFAMGRAATSLSKLADTAREELPSTMAAIRLSGMEISDLTLELSDLSQEIADGVNKSAQAVQAAEAGIRQIGSLAREQTISMIQERASLPIISLQPVVAGAAKKTSRAVGQATKTFINMISRGEFSPESEDETGIDRVEL; this is encoded by the exons ATGCAGTCCCAAATCCTCACGACTCAATCTCCAACTTGCTTCCCCAATTACCCTTTGTCCAATTCATTCGCGAAGCCCCGGTTCCTCTACTCAGCCTCTCGGTTCAAGATCAAACCCTATCTCACCTTCGCTCTCCGCTCTCGGAACCGATTCGGTGCGGCCCAATCAGCCACCGCCAAGACTACCGACTTCGTCTCTGATTCAAGCAAACCCAGTATCGAAGACTCGCAAAGCGAATGGAACGTGCAAGTTGGGAGCCCCAAAATTGTTCCTTCTTCGCCCGTTGCCAAGTTGAGCTTGGGTGATCAGGCTTTCTTTCTCTTGGCCTTCATTGCCTGCACT ACTTCTGTTGCGTTCACGAGCCTTGTGGTCGCCGCTGTCCCTACATTATTT GCCATGGGAAGAGCTGCAACATCACTTTCCAAACTGGCAGATACGGCACGGGAGGAGCTACCAAGCACAATGGCTGCTATTAGGCTCTCAGGCATGGAGATCAGTGATCTTACACTGGAGTTGAGCGACTTAAG CCAGGAGATAGCTGACGGAGTAAATAAATCAGCTCAAGCTGTGCAGGCTGCAGAAGCTGGAATTAGACAAATCGGTTCTCTCGCTCGAGAACAGACCATCT CAATGATTCAAGAGAGAGCTAGCCTGCCAATTATCTCGTTACAACCTGTTGTTGCAGGGGCTGCGAAGAAAACATCTCGTGCTGTTGGTCAGGCAACAAAAACGTTCATCAATATGATTTCTCGAGGTGAGTTCAGCCCCGAGAGTGAGGATGAGACTGGAATTGATAGGGTAGAACTATAA